A part of Tigriopus californicus strain San Diego chromosome 10, Tcal_SD_v2.1, whole genome shotgun sequence genomic DNA contains:
- the LOC131889726 gene encoding TBC domain-containing protein kinase-like protein, whose protein sequence is MDIKVTKIADGAELALSSFTAARHPAESCGHNGLPLTPNSIAILGQAQVLKALNHDNCCTFLDCVRGKHERIIVVSEYFQNSLLTQIKSGQEMRDILGMAGQVLQGLTFIHDQHMVHTTLEPRNILFTQSGRVKLFETGLGHMTHYGACVEFPIFNPRFTAPEIFVHGSTYEAAKLEMIKELDPESSPDVVESLNAIKEAPKPPYDARCDIWSLGMVVACASLKLSSPWADLKISQLVRKLLSFQEYQGNILERVARENNAVDRLGEMSEEVKTFINACLRVSVDERPTAKALLEMLRLDSVPGSNCNSFPTMGLRSLDLKFKRKTLDELVNEEDEEPIDLLSIQEAYYLWKLAGGDIFGELAKHGLMVTRPPILSLPKLVLLEGHIEGERKERSTLYDPLVIPLSLNQLKTCLTDVSKEDCYPLLMNNIATSKPGIEEVAQIDVMDGTASLPILIKESDVRYQFKRIILYRRLLQSYPYLRPVLLNEAKIDSLPLYRSYIWAALLGIDYDTVAFYEQFDKDTWTPTDRQIEVDIPRCHQYDNLLASPAGHRKFKRILKAWVAANPQYVYWQGLDSLCAPFLYLNFNDEALAFACLSSFIPKYLYGMFQNNNAPVIQEYLAKLSHIQAFHDAELFNHLDSIGFIPDLYAIPWILTMFAHVFPLNNIFHLWDKLLLGNSAFPLCIGLAVLYQMRERLLQAEFNDCILLFSDLPAIDIEKCVKDSIHIFSTTPTSISYRKYGFPAKGVRRRTSSSSSLSSYDVIEEPLNIASITLAQQKAEKIPRLSGWDLLQLLGIEPSSNKVEVLVIDSRSSEEYRLGTLPESVHLPPNQAFDGDNLSATAESQLQGRKGKVVCVVGSLHTEGETIAFAEKLLIHNINRLCVLHNGMEIFRSRSGVLRVPNT, encoded by the coding sequence ATGGATATAAAGGTCACCAAGATCGCGGATGGGGCGGAATTGGCTCTCAGCAGCTTCACGGCGGCCAGACATCCTGCGGAATCTTGTGGACACAATGGCTTGCCTTTGACGCCTAATTCCATCGCGATTTTGGGACAAGCTCAAGTCTTGAAGGCCTTGAACCATGACAATTGTTGCACCTTTCTCGATTGCGTCCGTGGGAAGCACGAGCGAATCATTGTGGTCTCTGAATACTTCCAAAACAGCCTGTTAACCCAAATCAAGAGCGGGCAAGAGATGCGAGACATTTTGGGAATGGCTGGGCAAGTCTTGCAAGGATTAACGTTCATTCATGACCAGCACATGGTTCATACCACGTTAGAACCTCGAAACATTCTTTTCACTCAAAGTGGGCGGGTTAAACTGTTCGAAACGGGCTTAGGACACATGACCCATTATGGGGCGTGTGTGGAATTCCCAATTTTTAATCCACGCTTTACTGCCCCCGAAATTTTTGTCCATGGCTCGACTTATGAGGCAGCTAAGTTGGAAATGATCAAGGAGTTGGATCCCGAGAGCTCGCCCGATGTCGTGGAATCGTTAAACGCCATCAAAGAGGCTCCCAAAcctccctacgatgccagatGTGACATTTGGTCATTAGGGATGGTCGTGGCTTGTGCCAGCTTAAAGTTGAGCTCACCATGGGCGGATTTGAAGATTTCCCAATTGGTGCGAAAACTGTTGAGCTTCCAGGAATATCAGGGCAACATTTTAGAACGTGTGGCTCGCGAAAATAATGCGGTGGACAGATTGGGCGAGATGTCCGAAGAAGTCAAGACTTTCATCAATGCTTGTCTCCGCGTCAGCGTGGATGAACGTCCGACGGCCAAAGCCCTTTTGGAGATGTTGCGCTTGGATTCGGTACCCGGTTCCAACTGTAATAGTTTTCCTACCATGGGTTTAAGATCGTTAGATCTGAAATTTAAAAGGAAGACACTAGATGAATTAGTgaacgaagaagacgaagaaccAATCGACTTGCTTTCGATCCAAGAAGCCTACTACCTGTGGAAATTGGCGGGAGGAGATATTTTTGGCGAGTTGGCCAAGCATGGACTGATGGTCACCCGACCCCCCATTTTGTCCTTGCCAAAGCTCGTTCTTCTCGAAGGTCACATTGAAGGTGAGAGAAAAGAACGATCCACACTCTATGATCCCTTGGTGATTCCATTGAGTTTGAACCAGTTGAAAACGTGCCTGACGGATGTATCTAAAGAAGATTGTTATCCGTTACTAATGAATAACATAGCGACTTCTAAGCCCGGCATTGAAGAGGTGGCTCAAATAGATGTCATGGATGGAACTGCGAgcttgccaattttgatcaaggaaaGTGATGTTCGGTACCAGTTCAAACGTATAATTCTTTACCGAAGATTACTTCAAAGTTATCCATACCTTCGGCCAGTGTTGTTGAATGAGGCCAAAATTGATTCCCTTCCATTGTACCGATCCTATATTTGGGCTGCTCTCCTGGGTATTGACTACGATACGGTGGCCTTCTACGAGCAATTTGATAAAGACACTTGGACTCCAACTGATCGACAAATTGAAGTCGATATCCCCCGTTGTCATCAATACGATAACCTTTTGGCTTCGCCGGCAGGACACCGCAAATTCAAGCGAATCCTCAAAGCCTGGGTAGCGGCGAATCCTCAATATGTTTATTGGCAAGGACTCGACTCACTTTGCGCACCGTTTTTATATTTGAATTTTAACGACGAGGCTCTTGCGTTTGCTTGCCTCTCCTCGTTCATTCCCAAGTACCTGTATGGCATGTTCCAAAATAATAACGCGCCAGTGATCCAGGAATATCTGGCCAAACTGAGTCACATCCAAGCATTTCATGACGCAGAGTTGTTCAACCATCTTGACAGCATTGGATTCATTCCGGATCTTTATGCCATTCCCTGGATCTTGACCATGTTCGCTCACGTGTTCCCGTTGAATAACATATTTCACCTTTGGGACAAGCTGCTCTTGGGCAATTCTGCATTCCCATTGTGCATCGGGTTGGCAGTGCTGTACCAGATGAGAGAACGTCTTTTGCAAGCCGAATTCAACGACTGCATCCTTCTATTCAGTGACCTCCCAGCGATTGATATCGAAAAATGTGTTAAAGATTCAATTCACATTTTTAGCACAACCCCAACCAGCATTAGTTACCGAAAATATGGGTTTCCCGCCAAAGGTGTGCGAAGGAGAACATCTTCTTCGAGTTCACTTTCGTCGTACGACGTCATCGAGGAGCCTTTGAATATTGCTTCCATCACTCTGGCGCAACAAAAGGCTGAGAAAATCCCTCGTCTCAGTGGATGGGATTTGCTCCAACTCTTAGGCATTGAACCTTCAAGCAATAAAGTGGAAGTCCTCGTCATCGACAGCCGTTCCTCGGAAGAGTATCGCTTGGGCACATTACCGGAAAGTGTGCATTTGCCTCCAAATCAGGCATTTGACGGCGATAACTTGAGTGCAACTGCCGAATCGCAGCTCCAGGGTCGAAAAGGAAAGGTCGTTTGTGTGGTTGGAAGTTTGCACACCGAAGGTGAAACCATCGCGTTTGCCGAGAAACTGTTGATCCACAACATCAATCGCTTATGCGTTCTTCATAACGGGATGGAGATCTTCAGAAGCAGAAGCGGGGTTCTTCGGGTCCCCAACActtaa
- the LOC131889741 gene encoding uncharacterized protein LOC131889741 — protein sequence MKCSLLALLVFSVVSNHAELEQGVRGAPWFEMDVLKENEAHKDPNVRRAYPDVNHQLVSILEQYFTEQLIRHKANAKSSISTRAQGEGTPGRDEPGAQHRSRQFQQHQRQHENFVALRG from the exons ATGAAGTGCTCACTTTTGGCCTTGCTGGTCTTTTCCGTGGTTTCCAATCACGCTGAATTGGAACAGGGAGTCCGCGGAGCACCTTGGTTCGAGATGGACGTCCTCAAAGAAAACGAGGCCCACAAAGATCCAAACGTGAGGAGAGCCTATCCAGATGTG AATCATCAACTGGTGAGCATTCTTGAGCAATATTTCACAGAGCAGCTCATTCGTCATAAAGCCAACGCCAAAAGCTCCATCTCGACACGAGCTCAAGGAGAGGGAACACCAGGAAGGGATGAACCAGGAGCTCAGCACAGGAGTCGACAATTTCAGCAACATCAACGTCAGCATGAGAATTTCGTGGCGCTCCGAGGTTAG
- the LOC131889739 gene encoding bifunctional protein GlmU-like isoform X2 — protein sequence MPWLCRTYKGFQRHSFDYSKVYRLSEIPPEMAESALKVFPMRLTPGMELRTSLQDFVREKGLKAPFVMTCCGSVTKITLRFAQKPDGGINDIKTFNEHFEITSLVGTFSSELLEGCECHLHITLGRADGSTLSGHLVGDAIIFTTAEVVLGECTDAVFTREFDEATGFDELVVKPRKD from the exons ATGCCCTGGCTATGCCGAACCTATAAAG GCTTCCAAAGGCATTCATTCGATTATTCAAAAGTTTATCGACTCTCCGAAATTCCACCAGAAATGGCG GAGTCTGCACTAAAAGTGTTCCCCATGCGATTGACCCCTGGGATGGAACTGAGGACTAGTTTACAGGACTTTGTCCGAGAGAAAGGTCTGAAAGCCCCTTTCGTTATGACGTGTTGCGGTTCGGTTACCAAGATTACCCTTAGATTTGCTCAGAAGCCAGATGGAGGAATCAATGAT ATTAAAACGTTCAATGAGCATTTTGAGATCACATCCTTGGTGGGCACATTCTCGTCGGAACTTTTGGAGGGGTGTGAATGCCATCTACATATCACTTTGGGTCGAGCGGATGGTTCCACCCTCAGCGGTCATCTGGTGGGCGATGCAATTATTTTCACTACGGCTGAAGTGGTACTGGGCGAATGTACTGACGCCGTGTTCACGCGGGAATTTGATGAAGCCACCGGATTCGATGAATTGGTGGTGAAACCGAGAAAAGATTGA
- the LOC131889728 gene encoding glycosylphosphatidylinositol anchor attachment 1 protein-like produces the protein MGLLTNPSSSSGGHPLVQILRQHAPWLSWLLYVLGVVSFLALAHPYYAHNTYFSENALLPGLVDPGFNDEKTISRTLEAIKEEAQNYPNSVPFPWIEAQFRQLGLEVYTHNFSLNYPLGQGRKFVGQNVYAILRAPRASSNEALVFSVPYRPPYSLDQGTEASLAVLMASAKFFNRQHYWAKDIIFLVTQHEQLGMQAWLEAYHQRSCGSGALEHGDLPARAGSIQAAINLEMSSLQFTHFNFRLEGLNGQLPNLDLFNLVNQLCMREGVGRMFQGVEEYVKGDHHRRRKVRDPFSVSWKEYERGLSTLFSMASKQATGVPSGNHGLFHRFGIEALTIEGVYHRKRKNHREVPLASVGRIMESVFRSLNNLLERFHQSFFFYLLPSSSQYVSIGMYMPGFGLLAGSLVVLALGMWCECVAKSQKERNSSNPEKCLKDIKGESEKSVKQTTVPPVVCPPSLGSTLPVLILAHVLGFIVTHLPRPISIAGANFNLETEDSIALGLIGFSIYALALPKFLKNAVCVTVQNWAVLKCVILIEIALLGFSVALSNFSLGFFVTTLYAPVALMSGPSKSGVKRFFKMLTTIFIHPLVLILMVCSLDTIRTFSDYHVGKMTTMCLDASKRALCYSITDGFIYGSTNFQIGSLLVFPCWHILWSLNFTHSVSEEPKKVEEPAKEVSSKADIKALKESKKDQ, from the exons ATGGGTCTTCTCACCAACCCAAGTTCGTCGTCGGGCGGACATCCCTTGGTTCAGATCCTTCGCCAACACGCCCCATGGTTGTCCTGGTTGTTGTATGTCTTGGGTGTGGTCTCGTTCTTGGCCCTGGCCCATCCCTATTACGCCCACAACACATACTTCTCTGAAAACGCCCTGCTGCCGGGTTTGGTGGATCCAGGTTTCAATGATGAGAAAACCATTTCCAG GACATTGGAGGCAATAAAGGAGGAAGCCCAGAACTACCCCAATTCCGTGCCCTTTCCGTGGATCGAGGCCCAATTCCGTCAATTGGGATTGGAGGTGTACACCCACAACTTCTCGCTCAACTATCCCTTGGGTCAAGGTCGGAAGTTCGTCGGTCAAAACGTGTATGCCATTCTCCGAGCCCCTCGAGCGTCCAGTAATGAGGCCTTGGTCTTCTCCGTGCCTTATCGGCCCCCTTATAGTCTTGATCAGGGCACGGAAGCCTCCCTGGCGGTCTTGATGGCTAGTGCCAAGTTCTTCAATCGTCAGCACTATTGGGCCAAGGATATCATTTTCTTGGTCACCCAACACGAGCAATTGGGAATGCAAGCCTGGCTCGAGGCCTACCATCAACGGTCGTGCGGCTCGGGTGCTTTGGAGCACGGCGATCTCCCAGCCCGTGCTGGCTCCATTCAAGCCGCcatcaatttggaaatgagcTCGCTCCAATTCACCCACTTCAATTTCCGACTCGAGGGTCTGAACGGACAGCTGCccaatttggacttgtttAACCTCGTCAATCAGTTATGCATGCGAGAGGGTGTGGGCCGAATGTTCCAAGGCGTGGAGGAATATGTCAAAGGAGACCACCATCGACGTCGAAAAGTCCGTGATCCTTTCAGTGTCTCATGGAAGGAGTATGAGCGAGGTCTCTCCACCTTATTTAGCATGGCATCCAAACAGGCCACGGGCGTGCCCTCGGGAAACCATGGCCTATTCCATAGGTTTGGCATTGAAGCCCTGACCATTGAAGGCGTGTATCATAGGAAACGCAAAAATCATCGGGAGGTCCCGCTAGCCTCAGTGGGTCGCATTATGGAAAGTGTCTTCCGCAgtttgaacaacttattggAGCGCTTTCATCAGTCGTTCTTCTTTTACCTCCTACCCAGTTCGTCACAGTACGTGTCCATTGGCATGTATATGCCGGGTTTCGGTTTGCTAGCCGGATCATTGGTTGTCTTGGCATTGGGAATGTGGTGTGAATGTGtggccaaaagtcaaaaagaacGGAATAGCTCCAACCCAGAGAAATGTCTCAAAGATATCAAGGGGGAAAGTGAAAAGTCCGTTAAACAGACCACGGTCCCGCCCGTTGTCTGTCCTCCCTCCTTGGGCTCGACCTTGCCCGTTCTGATTCTAGCTCATGTTCTCGGCTTCATTGTCACGCATTTGCCTCGACCAATCAGCATTGCTGGTGCCAATTTTAACCTCGAGACGGAAGATTCTATTGCCTTGGGCTTGATTGGGTTTTCCATTTATGCCCTTGCCCTGCCCAAGTTCCTGAAAAACGCCGTGTGTGTTACGGTGCAGAATTGGGCCGTCTTGAAATGTGTCATACTCATCGAGATCGCTCTGTTGGGATTTTCAGTAGCCTTGAGCAATTTCAGCTTGGGTTTTTTCGTGACCACTTTATATGCCCCTGTAGCGTTGATGAGCGGACCGTCAAAGTCAGGGGTAAAGCGATTTTTTAAGATGCTCACCACCATTTTCATCCACCCGTTAGTGCTTATCCTAATGGTGTGTTCATTGGATACAATCCGCACCTTCTCTGACTATCACGTGGGAAAGATGACCACAATGTGCTTGGATGCTTCCAAAAGGGCATTGTGTTATAGCATCACCGATGGGTTCATCTATGGCAGCACCAACTTCCAAATCGGATCGCTTCTGGTGTTTCCATGTTGGCACATATTGTGGAGTCTAAATTTTACTCACTCTGTCTCCGAAGAGCCAAAGAAGGTTGAAGAACCCGCTAAAGAAGTATCGTCAAAGGCTGACATTAAGGCACTCAAGGAATCCAAGAAAGACCAATGA
- the LOC131889740 gene encoding transmembrane protein 218-like: MEQIEEGPRILGLGLGLFLLILMWSVTFLLVLVCSRLSSGTGMALTCLASVITAVLVAMPRHPPQVKGDVQIETEDNKLQLNKIYDTAMVWRLLVLVILSVILVISLVAVFCVHAMRQVHHQPLKKHKLGPN, from the coding sequence ATGGAGCAGATCGAGGAGGGACCACGGATTTTGGGCTTGGGTTTGGGCTTGTTCTTGCTCATCCTGATGTGGTCAGTCACATTTCTGTTGGTTCTCGTGTGTTCACGGCTGTCTTCGGGCACGGGAATGGCTTTAACCTGTCTTGCGAGTGTCATCACGGCCGTTTTGGTGGCCATGCCACGCCATCCTCCCCAGGTGAAGGGCGATGTCCAAATTGAGACCGAGGACAACAAGCTTCAGCTTAATAAGATCTACGACACGGCCATGGTTTGGCGCCTGCTGGTGTTGGTCATTCTATCCGTTATTTTGGTGATCTCGTTGGTGGCCGTGTTTTGCGTCCACGCCATGAGACAGGTACACCATCAACCTTTGAAGAAGCACAAACTTGGACCCAATTGA
- the LOC131889735 gene encoding ketohexokinase-like: protein MSGGGLHCSSASSRGMSSSSIQEKRILCVGLVCLDVVHVVKSYPVEDSDQRSVDQYASRGGNASNSATVLAILGQNSEYFGTLAQDSFELQAIEQDFRDKGIAYSNCIRIPNCICPNSAIIVNQENASRTIIHTNLNLPELTLSDFQTLNLKEYSWIHFEGRNLINVKEMIRYTKIHFPGLTVSVEVEKIGRNYEEFVPLADVVLMSKDIAKANGASRKEDVAAVFRGRLGVGAKLICAWGELGGMALDADGSISDCPAFPPPEGVIDTIGAGDTFNGAMIASLNLGKSLDKALITACKVAGAKVGVRGFQGLQEVFKHAD, encoded by the coding sequence ATGAGTGGAGGGGGGCTCCATTGCTCGTCAGCTTCGAGTCGAGGTATGTCGTCTTCCTCCATTCAAGAAAAACGAATTCTCTGTGTGGGATTGGTCTGTTTAGACGTGGTTCATGTGGTCAAATCGTACCCGGTGGAGGATTCGGATCAACGATCCGTGGACCAATATGCCTCGCGCGGAGGCAATGCCTCCAATAGTGCCACTGTCTTGGCCATACTAGGCCAGAATAGTGAATATTTCGGTACTCTGGCCCAAGATTCGTTCGAGTTGCAAGCCATCGAACAGGACTTTCGGGACAAGGGCATTGCCTACAGCAACTGCATCCGAATTCCCAATTGTATATGCCCGAATTCCGCTATCATAGTTAATCAGGAGAACGCTTCCCGAACCATAATTCACACTAATCTGAATCTACCAGAGCTGACGTTAAGCGATTTTCAGACTTTGAACCTGAAGGAGTATTCGTGGATTCATTTCGAAGGCAGAAACCTGATCAATGTGAAGGAAATGATCCGATATACCAAAATCCACTTTCCGGGGCTGACCGTCTCTGTGGAGGTGGAAAAAATCGGACGCAACTATGAAGAATTCGTCCCTTTGGCAGATGTGGTTTTAATGTCGAAAGATATTGCCAAAGCTAATGGCGCTTCTAGAAAAGAGGATGTGGCCGCTGTTTTCAGAGGGCGTTTGGGTGTGGGTGCGAAATTGATTTGCGCTTGGGGCGAGTTAGGCGGCATGGCTTTGGATGCGGATGGGAGCATTTCTGATTGTCCTGCATTTCCACCTCCAGAGGGGGTGATTGATACCATTGGCGCTGGTGACACATTCAATGGGGCCATGATTGCCAGTTTAAACCTTGGCAAGTCTTTGGACAAGGCTCTTATTACTGCATGCAAAGTAGCCGGAGCTAAAGTAGGCGTAAGAGGATTCCAAGGTCTTCAAGAAGTATTTAAACATGCCGATTAG
- the LOC131889739 gene encoding bifunctional protein GlmU-like isoform X1: MEITYYVYSGFQRHSFDYSKVYRLSEIPPEMAESALKVFPMRLTPGMELRTSLQDFVREKGLKAPFVMTCCGSVTKITLRFAQKPDGGINDIKTFNEHFEITSLVGTFSSELLEGCECHLHITLGRADGSTLSGHLVGDAIIFTTAEVVLGECTDAVFTREFDEATGFDELVVKPRKD, from the exons ATGGAGATTACATACTACGTATATTCAG GCTTCCAAAGGCATTCATTCGATTATTCAAAAGTTTATCGACTCTCCGAAATTCCACCAGAAATGGCG GAGTCTGCACTAAAAGTGTTCCCCATGCGATTGACCCCTGGGATGGAACTGAGGACTAGTTTACAGGACTTTGTCCGAGAGAAAGGTCTGAAAGCCCCTTTCGTTATGACGTGTTGCGGTTCGGTTACCAAGATTACCCTTAGATTTGCTCAGAAGCCAGATGGAGGAATCAATGAT ATTAAAACGTTCAATGAGCATTTTGAGATCACATCCTTGGTGGGCACATTCTCGTCGGAACTTTTGGAGGGGTGTGAATGCCATCTACATATCACTTTGGGTCGAGCGGATGGTTCCACCCTCAGCGGTCATCTGGTGGGCGATGCAATTATTTTCACTACGGCTGAAGTGGTACTGGGCGAATGTACTGACGCCGTGTTCACGCGGGAATTTGATGAAGCCACCGGATTCGATGAATTGGTGGTGAAACCGAGAAAAGATTGA
- the LOC131889739 gene encoding bifunctional protein GlmU-like isoform X3: MAESALKVFPMRLTPGMELRTSLQDFVREKGLKAPFVMTCCGSVTKITLRFAQKPDGGINDIKTFNEHFEITSLVGTFSSELLEGCECHLHITLGRADGSTLSGHLVGDAIIFTTAEVVLGECTDAVFTREFDEATGFDELVVKPRKD, encoded by the exons ATGGCG GAGTCTGCACTAAAAGTGTTCCCCATGCGATTGACCCCTGGGATGGAACTGAGGACTAGTTTACAGGACTTTGTCCGAGAGAAAGGTCTGAAAGCCCCTTTCGTTATGACGTGTTGCGGTTCGGTTACCAAGATTACCCTTAGATTTGCTCAGAAGCCAGATGGAGGAATCAATGAT ATTAAAACGTTCAATGAGCATTTTGAGATCACATCCTTGGTGGGCACATTCTCGTCGGAACTTTTGGAGGGGTGTGAATGCCATCTACATATCACTTTGGGTCGAGCGGATGGTTCCACCCTCAGCGGTCATCTGGTGGGCGATGCAATTATTTTCACTACGGCTGAAGTGGTACTGGGCGAATGTACTGACGCCGTGTTCACGCGGGAATTTGATGAAGCCACCGGATTCGATGAATTGGTGGTGAAACCGAGAAAAGATTGA
- the LOC131889738 gene encoding soma ferritin-like, giving the protein MSFNGSDQALDHPDQFVRQGFSQRLNDSLNQAINRELVASYTYLSMAQYFSRADVALHGFAKHFLVQSHEEQEHGQLLIRYINERGGNVEFFDVKKPRFMDWGSPLSAFEAVLNMETWINEELKKSHEIATVDSDGSASDFLEGTFLQNQVREIKEAGDFLSKLKRVGHGVGFHLIDQELLAKYDTSSSSSSSDD; this is encoded by the exons ATGTCCTTCAACGGTTCCGATCAGGCTTTGGATCATCCCGACCAATTTGTACGTCAAGGATTCTCCCAACGTCTCAATGATTCGCTCAATCAAGCCATCAATCGAGAGTTGGTCGCCAGCTACACCTACCTGTCAATGGCTCAATATTTCAGTCGAGCGGATGTAGCCCTCCATGGATTTGCCAAGCACTTTCTGGTCCAATCTCACGAGGAACAAGAGCATGGACAACTACTGATTAGATACATCAATGAACG TGGTGGTAATGTCGAGTTTTTCGACGTCAAAAAACCGAGGTTTATGGATTGGGGTTCGCCTTTGTCAGCCTTTGAGGCGGTCTTGAATATGGAAACATGGATCAACGAGGAGCTGAAGAAAAGTCATGAAATCGCCACGGTGGATTCGGATGGCAGTGCGTCAGATTTTCTCGAAGGCACTTTCCTACAGAATCAAGTGCGGGAAATCAAGGAGGCCGGTGATTTCTTGTCGAAATTGAAGAGGGTGGGCCATGGAGTTGGGTTCCATTTGATTGACCAAGAGTTGTTGGCTAAATACGACACCTCAAGTTCGTCGTCTAGCTCAGATGACTGA